The Blastococcus sp. HT6-4 genome window below encodes:
- the mshB gene encoding N-acetyl-1-D-myo-inositol-2-amino-2-deoxy-alpha-D-glucopyranoside deacetylase — MTPSRRLLLVHAHPDDETITTGATMARYAAEGVGVTLLTCTLGEEGEILVPELAQLAADQADQLGGYRIAELRSAMAALGVGDVRFLGGAGCYRDSGMIGTAANEHPRAFWNADLDEAVAHAVAVVREVRPQVVVTYDPDGGYGHPDHIQAHRVAMRAVTAAADGGYRPDLGPAWEVAKVYWPCVPRSVLREGAEALAAAGDRVPFEQPEGLEDAPFAVPDDQVTTAVDASAFTGHKSAAMRAHATQITVDGPFFALSNDLGQQILGTEHFRLVRGGRGAGADAHDREDDLFAGLPG, encoded by the coding sequence GTGACTCCCTCCCGCCGTCTGCTCCTCGTCCACGCGCATCCGGACGACGAGACGATCACCACCGGGGCCACGATGGCGCGCTACGCAGCCGAGGGCGTCGGCGTCACCCTGCTCACCTGCACGCTGGGCGAGGAGGGCGAGATCCTGGTGCCCGAGCTCGCTCAGCTGGCCGCCGACCAGGCCGACCAGCTGGGCGGTTACCGGATCGCCGAGCTGCGCAGCGCCATGGCGGCGCTCGGCGTCGGTGACGTCCGCTTCCTCGGCGGCGCGGGCTGCTACCGCGACTCCGGCATGATCGGCACGGCCGCCAACGAGCACCCGCGCGCCTTCTGGAACGCCGACCTGGACGAGGCGGTGGCACACGCGGTCGCCGTCGTCCGGGAGGTCCGGCCCCAGGTGGTCGTCACCTACGACCCCGACGGCGGCTACGGCCACCCCGACCACATCCAGGCGCACCGCGTCGCGATGCGGGCGGTGACGGCCGCGGCCGACGGCGGGTACCGGCCCGACCTGGGCCCGGCGTGGGAGGTGGCGAAGGTCTACTGGCCCTGCGTGCCGCGGTCGGTGCTCCGGGAGGGCGCCGAGGCGCTGGCCGCCGCGGGGGACCGGGTGCCCTTCGAGCAGCCCGAGGGGCTGGAGGACGCCCCGTTCGCGGTGCCCGACGACCAGGTGACGACGGCGGTCGACGCCTCGGCCTTCACCGGTCACAAGTCGGCGGCCATGCGGGCGCACGCCACCCAGATCACGGTCGACGGTCCGTTCTTCGCGCTGTCGAACGACCTCGGCCAGCAGATCCTGGGCACCGAGCACTTCCGGCTGGTCCGAGGCGGGCGAGGTGCCGGGGCGGACGCCCACGACAGGGAGGACGACCTGTTCGCCGGGCTGCCCGGATGA
- a CDS encoding DUF6113 family protein codes for MSRRRPPAVAWGVLAVVVAAWLALVEVFWLPLRVGGVLVPVSVAAAVIGNPLLVFAALRVSGSRVVAALPAVTWLVVVVAAMMRRPEGDVLIVSGGSLGTVGLVFVMLGVLAAALAVGQVLGTPRREVRRPAPTGSGTGGAR; via the coding sequence ATGAGCCGCCGTCGCCCGCCCGCGGTCGCCTGGGGGGTCCTCGCCGTCGTGGTCGCGGCCTGGCTGGCGCTGGTGGAGGTGTTCTGGCTGCCGCTGCGCGTCGGCGGGGTGCTCGTGCCGGTGTCGGTCGCCGCAGCGGTGATCGGCAACCCGCTGCTGGTGTTCGCCGCGCTGCGGGTGTCGGGTTCCCGGGTGGTCGCCGCGCTCCCGGCGGTCACGTGGCTGGTCGTCGTCGTCGCCGCCATGATGCGCCGCCCGGAAGGGGACGTGCTGATCGTCTCCGGAGGGAGCCTCGGCACCGTAGGGCTCGTGTTCGTGATGCTCGGCGTCCTGGCCGCCGCGCTCGCCGTGGGTCAGGTGCTGGGCACCCCGCGCCGGGAGGTCAGACGCCCGGCGCCCACCGGTAGTGGTACCGGTGGTGCTCGGTGA